Within the Halichoerus grypus chromosome 2, mHalGry1.hap1.1, whole genome shotgun sequence genome, the region TGAGTTAAAGGTGGTGGCAGCTGACCGGGGCAGCCCCAGCCTGCAGGGCACAGCCACCGTCCTTGTCAATGTGCTGGACTGCAATGACAATGACCCCAAGTTTATGCTGAGTGGCTACAACTTCTCAGTGATGGAGAACATGCCGGCGCTGAGTCCAGTGGGCATGGTGACTGTCATTGATGGGGACAAAGGGGACAATGCCCGGGTACAGCTCACAGTGGAGCAGGACAATGGTGACTTTGTTATCCAAAATGGTACGGGCACCATCCTCTCCAGCCTGAGCTTTGATCGGGAGCATCAAAGCACCTATACCTTCCAGCTAAAGGCGGTGGACGGTGGCGTCCCGCCTCGCTCAGCTTACGTCGGCGTCACCATCAATGTGCTGGATGAGAATGACAACGCGCCCTTTATCACCGCCCCTTCCAACACCTCCCACCAGCTGTTGACCCCCCAGACGCGTCTTGGTGAGACGGTCAGCCAGGTGACAGCTGAGGACATCGACTCCGGTGTCAATGCTGAGTTGACCTACAGCATCGCTGGCGGCAACCCTTACGGACTCTTCCAGATCGGGTCACACTCAGGAGCCATCACGCTTGAGAAGGAGATTGAGCGGCGCCACCACGGGCTGCACCGCCTGGTGGTGAAAGTCAGTGACCGTGGCAAGCCCCCGCGCTATGGCACGGCCTTGGTCCACCTGTATGTCAACGAGACCCTGGCCAACCGCACGCTTCTGGAGACCCTGCTGGGCCACAGCCTGGACACGCCACTGGACATCGACATCGCTGGGGATCCAGAATACGAGCGCTCCAAGCAACGTGGCAACATCCTCTTCGGTGTGGTGGCCGGTGTTGTGGCCGTGGCCTTGCTCATTGCCCTGGCAGTGCTTGTGCGCTACTGCCGGCAGCGGGAGGCCAAGAGCGGCTACCAGGCCGGTAAGAAGGAGACCAAGGACCTGTACGCCCCCAAGCCCAGCAGCAAAGCctccaagggaaacaaaagcaagggCAAGAAGAGCAAGTCCCCGAAGGCTGTGAAGCCAGTAGAAGATGAGGACGAGGCCGGGCTGCAGAAATCCCTCAAGTTCAACCTGATGAGCGATGCCCCCGGAGACAGCCCCCGCATCCACCTGCCCCTCAACTACCCACCGGGCAGCCCTGACCTGGGCCGCCACTACCGCTCTAACTCCCCACTGCCTTCCATCCAGCTGCAGCCCCAGTCACCCTCGGCCTCCAAGAAGCACCAGGTGGTGCAGGACCTGCCACCCGCAAACACATTTGTGGGCACTGGTGACACCACGTCCACGGGCTCTGAGCAGTACTCCGACTACAGCTACCGCACCAACCCCCCCAAATACCCCAGCAAGCAGGTAGGCCAGCCCTTGCGGCTCAGCACACCCCGGCCCCTACCCCACCCCTACCATGGGGCCATCTGGACCGAGGTATGGGAGTGACAGAGCAGTTGCATCAGACCCGTGGGCTCACCAGCCCATAGGGGCCAACCCAAGccagtggtgggaggtgggaccAAAGATCTGGGGAGGCCGGGGCCTTGGTAATGACCCTTCTGCCTTGCCCAGGCACAGAGGGTTAGGCTGAGTGAAAATTGAGGGAGGGTGTGCTCTGTGGCATCCTcctccttgccccctccccactgggaGAGGCCTGTGACTGTCAGTTCCCGAGACACTAGACCAGCTGCTGGGTCTTGCCAGTGGGGGCTGATGGGCAGGTGAGCAGAAGGGGTGGAGgcagaaagggggaagggaagtgaAGAAGAAGTATACTCCAAACCTGGGTCTCTAGCTGAGACCACCCATTGGTGCTTCTCTAGAAGGGAAACAGGGAGACCTAGGGTCCTATTGGGTAACCGGGTAGGAACTCTGTCAGGGAGGGGGGCCTCCCTATGCGTGCCTTCTGTGTGTGCTATGTTAGCCTCTTCCCCACCCCGGGCTCCTGGGGCTGGGCTCTGGTTCCCCTTCCCCAGTCCCAAACACTTACCCTGACAATAAAGTTCTCTATTTTTGGAGTTTTGGTTTCTTATTTTCCCGGAACTgagagaaggagtgagagagaCTGGAAACGGCCCTTTGTCCTTCGGTCCCTACCCAATTTCCCCATCCCTTCTCTTTGCCCCTTCCTACTTCCTAGACCTGCCCTGTACCCCAACCCTATCTTCATTTACCATCATCCCATCTACCCCCACATCTGGCAACACGTCCTCTCACTCTGTGTTTGTGAGGCCTTCTCCCTAGGAATGACATCCTTCACCAAGAAAGGGCAGGTGCACTCAAGTGAGAGGCACCCAGGTCCTGCCCTTTGTCCACTGGCTGGGACTTGACCCTTCCAATCTATTCACACTGAGCAGCCCCTGACAGAGCTTGGGCCAGAGCACCTGGTGAGGGTGAAATGCAGCCCGCCCACCTCAGGTGAAGGCAGAGAAGCCCTTGATTATACCAGCCACCTTCCCTTGGGGCAAGATCTTCCCAAGTCCCTTTCCCAGCTCCTTCATCCCAACATCACTCAATGCCCAGCAATTACTGGGCCCTGCCCTGCGTGTCCCCGCCATGATCACCAGCCTGGGCTACCGGGAGggagggcccagggagggggagggaatccTCAAGTTCTTTGGATTGGCCTGCTCTGGATCCCTACACTTAGGGTGCTCCCTTCTGACTGAGGCTGAGGGACCCTagtcctgcccctcctcccttccctccttcagcTCCTTGCACTGGCCGTCCTGGGCTGCTggctctcattcactctctctctctccgtctctcacTTCTTGCTCTCCTGGGTCTGCCCTGTCTCTGGCTGTGCCTGAGGGGCACTGGGGCTAAAGCCTGGGTGAGGGGTCTCAGGTCATAGGGGAGTCTCTGAGGCCAGAGGCAGCGTGTCTCCATGGCGACAGAAGAGGCTTGAGACACTCCCAGGAGGTCCAAGGCGCCAGCTCTCTACTCTGATTCCATCCACAAACTCCCCAGTGCCCTGGGGGTACCCCCAAAGTAAACACTCCTGGGGGCTTTGGAGGGGTGGGGCGTGGGCAAGTGAAATCTAGTTGCTTCTCATTTCTCCTGGACAAATAAGCATCTCTAGGGGGACCGCCAGCAACTCCTGACCaaccattctttctcttttgttcccaCCCTTGCTGCCGCCAAGTTGCTCTTCTATCCCTTTAGcctcttcatctctttttctttcccagggTCTGAGGGATTATCCCTTACTCAGCTGCAACCCAACACATCCATGGAGCCACATTGAACACCTCCTCCCAACATTCAGACACAACCAAACCACAACACCATTGTCATCATCAAAACACATAGGCCAAGTTCCTACTGTGTGATCAGCATGGTACTAGACCCTGAGGGGAAATGGTCATATTCCTACGAGGTACACGGGTGAAAAGATGAGGCAATTGAGCATCTTAAACGTGGCGCGGGAAGTGCCATAGTGAAGCTTTTCCCAGCTGGTTCCACTATTCCTTCTGCTACtaggtgcttctttttttttttttttactccttacACAAGGTGCAATGGACCATACTCAGCACTTTACGTGAATTAGCTCATTCGATGCTCATAACTCTTTGTGACATAAGTCATTATAATGCTCATTTTCCAGAAGTGAAAACTGGTTAGTGGTGGAGTCAGAATTCAAACACAAAGCATCAGGAAATGTGATTTCCAGAGTCTGCTGTTATCTATAATGCTTTGTAAGAGGGGTCGCCCGATTAAGTCAGTTTGGGGAGTAAGAGATGCACCATCACATTAGTCTATTAAAGGCTCTGCGAAGCCTGCAAGAAAGGGGGGAGACCTGTTAAACTTTGTATAACTCTgggttttccaaatttatttgaccatAGTGCCCCCTCCCTTTCTTTGAGGAACACAGTGTGGGGAAAACATGCATAGGACATGGGAGTGGGCTCCTGGAAGGAAAATGTCAAACTTGAGCCAGCTCTTCGTGATGAGCAGGAGTTGGGCAGGAGGATTCCCAGGTAGACATCCTTCTGTGTCTGGGTGATGGCATAGTGACGATATCATTGCCCATGCAGAAGCtgattgaagaaaaagaagaatttggtTTCAGACTTGTTGAATCTGAAGGGCCAGTAGGGACAGCCAATAGGAAATACCCAGCAAATGTGTAGAACTTCAGGAAAAGTTCagaagtcagagaaggagaaggagacatcAGAGAGATTTTGGATCTAGGCTTTTTAAGATCTGATAGTGATAGAATTATAGGGAATGTTTAGGGTTGAGTATGCCCCAACCCtccattttacaggaaaaaaaaaaaaaaaaaccacaggaaaAAGGGCCCAAGTGACATGCTTAGTAGGCAGGACTGAAGCTTTAGATGACCAGGTGTAggtttttgggggagggagggctgctgGCTACCATCTTGGAGAAAACTGGCAAGAGAAGCAACAGACTGCCCGGTGCCTCACAAACCCCTACTGGAGACTGTTCACTTCGACCAGGGGGACGATGCTCCTTTACCACATCCCAGCCCCAGGTCAGTTTTAGGGACCTCGTCTGTCATCACCCAGACCCTTTGGTGTTTTGGATCACAACATGGATCCCAAGAAGGGTTGCCTGTTCGTGAAGATGAGGTGGGAGCCAAGATGGGAAGGCACTTCTGAGCCACCTTCCCAACAGCTTAAGAGCTCCTCGTCCTgacaacctcccccaccccagctgccttGAATGGAATGAAGATTGTAATGGATCGGAAGGTATCAGGAGGATGGGTCTGCAAACCCAGGATCCCCTCTTCTGGCCTTCTTGATAACGTCCTATTGAGGGTTTTAGAGTAAAGACAAAGCACCCGCGAAGTCTTAGAGGATTGGAGGGAGCCTGGAGACTCAGCAGCAATAGGGCCTGGGCCTGAGCTGCTCCCACCCCAGGCTTCCAGGGGCCCTGGGTCTACACCTTCCACAACTCCTAATTTGTGGATGGCAGGAAAATCAGTGGCAGTCCCAGGTGGGTGTTTGGGTGACTGTTGGTTGTGCCAAGTGCAAGCTGAGGCTGCCAGGTTTCTGGGAGGATCGTTAACCCGTGGCAGGCACACAGGGCTGCTGGCTGGGAGCAGCTTGTCCCAGTTCTACTGCCCCTACCCCAACCCCCAGTCCAAGTTCTAAGTCCTGGCTCCACCAAGCTGCAGCGCCTCCCAGAAACTCCTTCCTATTTCCTAGAAGGAGTCTCCCTTTGAGGCCAGCCTTCCCAATTGCTGATGGATGCCAGGCCCCTCCCCCTATGCCCAGGtcctcctgggccctgccctctACAGTTAATACTCTGTTTCCTGATCTGGAGGATGGGGGACTTTCCATTGttctgcttccccacccccaaggggCCCCGGTTTGTTATCTTGTTATCCTTGTTATCGGTTTGCTATCgggctccctttcctccttccctcccacctttttccaCTCCCAGGCCTCTCCGGAGGGGGATGAAGTGGGGACAAAGGGGCTCGAGTGGGAGGGGACGCAGCAGGGAGTCCTGAGGCTGCCTACAGCATCACGCAGCAGGGGTAGGAACAGAGGATCAGAAAGACATGGGGATCTCATTTGGATGGAGGCAATGGGAAGTTAAAGAGCAATGAGACAGGTGAGCAGCTGAAGTTCAGGGGTGCTATTTGGCAATTAGAGAACTGTACTGGTATTGGTGAGCTGTTTTGGAATGAGGAGTTCATACTGCTTTAAGGAAGCTGTTCTAGAAATCAGACGCCTGCTCGTGATTGAGGCTATGCTGGAATTAGGGGAGTTGGCTGGTATTGTGCTATTCTGGTGTGGGCTGTTCTGGAATTAAAGGCTGTGCCAATACTGGGAAGCTGTGCTATGACGAGTGGTTGTACTGGATTAGgcttattgtggtggcctggggGCTATAATAAACCTGGGGCCTGTGCTGCGGTGGGACTTGCAGTGTGTGGCCTTGGCTCTCCGGGGAGCTGTCCCAGAATTAAGGGGCAGTCCTCCACTGGGGTCTGCGCTTTCTTGCGGGCTCTGCTGTGCTACGGGGCTGGGCCTCTTCTCCGTTGCTGCTGAGGCCTGGGGGCCCGGGAGCTCTGGGGCgggcctggctggggctgggggtggctcTGGTggtgggccccccccccccgaacccGGGGCAGGCTGGCCTTCCAGCGATGACACTCCTTCTCCCTACAGTTACCTCACCGCCGCGTCACCTTCTCCGCCACCAGTCAGGCCCAAGAGCTGCAGGACCCGTCCCAGCACAGTTACTATGACAGTGGCCTGGAGGAGTCTGAGACGCCATCCAGCAAGTCATCCTCGGGACCCCGACTCGGTCCCCTGGCTCTGCCTGAGGATCACTATGAGCGCACCACCCCCGATGGCAGCATAGGAGAGATGGAGCACCCCGAGAACGGTGAGGAGCTGCAGCATGGTCAGGGCACCCCGGGCACGGGTAGAAGCTGAGAATGGTGATGTGACTTTAACAATATCCTCCATTTATTGCGCTCTTGTGTGTTCAGCGGCGGtcactgtgctgagtgctttcagctatgtattcatttaatcctcacaactactCTCTGATCTGAGAACTTGACTGTTCTCTTTACAGTGCAGGAATGTGAGGCTCGGAGGTTGAGTCACTTACCCCAGGTAATACGcaggaagtgacagagctgggagggGTTCAAACCCAGGCTTCTCTGACTCCAAAGACCTTGCATTCAGCACCACATTATACCACCTTCCTGGGAACAGGGACGGGGAGAACCGTGGCCAGAGGCCTCAGGCAGTGGTGAGGGAAACTTGAGGGACCTTTGAGGTCATGAGGGTCCCTTAATGGGGTCAGAGGGCCTTGAGAAAAGGGAGGGGACCCTGGAAGCTATGAGGAGCTCAGAAAAGGGTCTGATGATCCCCTGAGGGGAGGAACCAGAGAGGGTCTGGCTGAGGAAAGGGAGTGGGGCGGTCTGGGGAGGGGAAAGGCTTGTCTGGGCGCTGTGAAGGGTGCTGGCAGAAGGAAGGTCTGGGCCAGAGCAGAGGTCAGTGTGGGATGGATAGTGGGTGTGCTTTCAAAATGTTTGTGTGGTgtagtgcgtgtgtgtgtgtgtgtgtgtgtgtgtgtgtgaaggcatCCATGGTAGCCTCTGGAGGGGGAGAGTGAATAAGCTTCCCCTGGGGACTGAAAGACTCCTGCTTGGAGCTGTCCTCGGGTCTTGCCCCCTCCCTCAGTCCaaactgccccccgccccccgcaaagCAGATGGAAagttccactccccacccctcaggcACAGGGCCCTTGTGTAACATCCCAGGCCCTAGGTCTCAGAGTGCCtgccaccccaccctgcccctccatGCTCTATCTCATGCCCGTCTCGTCCTTTTTGTGCCCGCGCAGAGCCGGCTGGCCGGAGCAGGCCCTGAGGCGGAGTGCCAGGTATGTGGGAGctgctctggggtctggggtCTGTGGGACTTGGCCCAGCACCCAGCCCCGCCCACCCGGTGCCCCTGCTCTGCTCTATGCCACCTTGGGTCCCCCAACCCTGAGCTGAAGAGCCTTGGTGCTTTGAGGGTTAACGACAGAGCTGTCCCCTCCTCACCTTGCACTGGCAGGAGGCCAGGCCAGGGTGGGTGGTATCAGGGGAGCCCCTGCCCCAGGCAGTGCTGCTCAGTCATGTCCCTGAGGGAGGGTCACCGCCTGGTACTGTCCCTGAGCAAGGGCGGGACAGGGGCAACTATGACAGGAAGTGCTCATGGCCCAGCCGTTCCCATGGAGACCCCCGCTGCCCAGCAACCACACCGGCTACTGATGTCAAGCGGCCAACTCCTATTCCCATGGGGGTTCTGGGCAGGGAGCCGGGGCTAGGCCAGGGGTGGTGGTTGGCATAGGGGGCtggagtgaggtggggaggggttgcATGAGTGTGCTTGTGactgtgtgggtgtgtgcttCTATGTGAACTCCCCACGCAGAAGCTCATCCCCTCTCCCTGGCTTTAAAAGCAGGGGTCACTGtgctggggtagggtggggttCCAAGATAGCTGCGAGCATGGTGAGGCTTGAGGGGGTTCAGAAGGAAGGTATTGGCCCACCTTCATCTGAGGATGGAGAAGCCCAGTGTAGATTTGTGTGTCCATGCCTATCTGAGGataggcgtgtgtgtgtgtgtgtttgtgtatgtgtgtgtgtgtgcgcacgcgcgcgcgtGGCTGACAGAGATATTGTGCCCTTAAGTGAGGATGGGGGTTCCCTCACCCCCTAAGGATAGGTTTGCTTCTTTAAGGCTGTCTGGAGATAGATGAGGGAGTGCGTGGATGGATTGTGTGTTTGTGCACCTGTCTGAGGGTAGATTTGGTGGGTGTGTTGATAGGAGAGCTGGAGGGTGGCTGAGGATGGAGGAACGCATCTATTTAAGGATAGACTGTCTGAGAGAGAAGAGCCTGTGGTGGATGGCAGGAGGCTGAGTGTCTATTTGCAGGTGTGTATGCCCGCGAAGTCAGTGGGCAAAAGGGGCGTGCACCCCTGTTCTGAGGCAGGGCGTAGGTGCCTGTGGGAAGCCCTGGGGTGGAGCTGAAGACCGTCCTCCCCCTTGTCTCGTGCAGACCTGCGCCCTTTGCCTGATGTGGCCATGACGGGCACATGTACCCAGGAGTGCAGCGAGTTTGGCCACTCCGACACGTGCTGGATGCCTGGCCAGTCGTCTCCCAGCCGCCGGACCAAGAGCAGCGCCCTCAAACTCTCCACCTTCGTGCCTTACCAGGACCGAGGAGGGCAGGAGCCTGTGGGCGccggcagccccagccccccggAAGACCGGAACACCAAAACGGCCCCCGTGCGCCTCCTGCCCTCCTACAGTGCCTTCTCCCACAGTAGCCATGATTCCTGCAAGGACTCGGCCACCTTGGAGGAAATCCCCCTGACCCAGACCTCGGACTTCCCACCTGCAGCCACACCGGCATCTGCCCAGACAGCCAAGCGCGAGATCTACCTGTGAGCCCCCTTCTGGCCGGTGGCcatgccccttccccagccaccgGCCGGGTCCCAGTTGGGCCCATTCCAGGGTCCTGCTCCTGACCCCTTCAGCGTGGACTTCCCGGCCAGGGCCCCAAGTGGGGGTGAGTACTGGCCTCATGACCACGCAGGCCATTCCCCCAAGCGGGGTCCAGGTCCTCTCTCCTCACTTCATCCCCCGGCCCCTGGGAGACTTTCTTCCCCTTTATGGGGCTCCCCCCAGCTGGTGCCCAAGAGGGCTCCTCTACAATGACTAGGCTCCCTTCCCTCGACTTCCAGGGAGAACCCCCCTCACTTGGGGCAGATGGTGGAGTCAAGGGTGGGCAACACACTTTTAACTCATTGTTTCCCACATGGCCGACCAGGGCGGAGACAGGATGTCCCCATTCCAGCCCTGCTTCAGGGCTGAACTGGGGAGCCCCTCTCCCTGGGAACTCCCAGAGGAAACTCTTGACCACCAGGGGCTCCCTGAAGGGCTTTTGTTACcaaaggtggggtggggatgggggtgggagtggggcggAGGCCTTGTCTTCCTATACTGCTCCTGGGCTGGCCCACCTGCCTGCCACATGCCCATGCCTGATCCCATCTgggcagcccccttccctgctggTCATGCAGTGTCTGTATATAAGGACCTTGGAATGATGTCCCCATTTCTGCCTGATTTGCAACTTTTCTTGTTGATGTTGTGTTGTCTTGGGGGACCCCTCTGGGGGGGGAGGCTGCCCtgtgccccctcctccctgccgcagtgccccccaccccaggcctctaCTGTTCCATGTTGTAAATACCCCTGGGGCCGTAGTGGGATGGGGGTGCAGGCCAGGGAAAcgatgggtgggtgggggtggggatgggggtaaCATTCGCCTATCAGCAGAGCTgggcttttatttaattttttttaaaaatacaaatctctatttttttggAACTGTTGCGCTGTGCCCTGGGGGGGGAAATCCCTGCTCAGGCTGGCCCCCCCACATCCAGATGAGCATCACAGAGGGGCCCTGAGGCTGTGGGGGGCAGCTGGACAGGGGTGGGATGACTGTGCCTCTGGCCTGGTTGGGTGAGTTGGGAGCAGGAAGGTTTGCTCAAGGGGTGGCTGGCTGCTGCCTCTAATAGGGGGAACCtgcaccctgccccctccctgccccccaccccccagcccctgccatgACTGACCCGTCAGCCTGTAAAACCACCATTGCCTTGATCTCAGGGGGTGGGAAGGGCTGCCTCAGGGCACCCTGGGCTCCAGGCCCCCTTCTTCCAGTTGGGCTTCCCTTTGCCAGGGTCAGGggtcccctgggggagggggtgggcagattGGGGGGCAGAGAAGCCCAGTCAGCCATGATGAGGTGGGATTCCTTTCTGCACCTCAGGGGGCCAGGGTGTGAGGGGCATCCTGTGGAGCCCTCATCTCCCACTGTGGCCATCTCAAAGCCTCAGTCCCTCTTCCTTCCAGAAACCCCCACTGCCTTGGCCCATACCTCTCCAgctccccaaggggcccaggctgggaggctggagaCTCAGGGTATGGCCTTGCTTGACTTAGTCTAAGCTTGGGGGGCGGCCCAAGGGTGGGAGGGGTGAGTACAGGCTGCTGGGTCGTCGGGTGCCTTTGGGAGCTGTGCTGCTGGGCTCTTGGACTCCTGTAACCCCGGAGACCCCACTCCACCTCGGGAAAGCCAGGGGCCTGAAGAATCACCCTATTCTCTGCTCCTTGCCCCTAACTTGGCTTGGGGTAACAGTGCTGGGAAGGAGAGCATTGTTAGGCTGGTAGCCTCAGCATACACGGCCCTTCTATTGAGGGCAGAGGGTAGAGTGGGCTGGGGTGGCAGCAACCAGGTCTGGGGCTTGGCCAAAGGCTCCTTTCCCTGGGGGAGGCCCACAAGTGGGCTGGGGGCTTGATAAAGAGACAGCCCCCTTCCCCCCGCACAAACAGGGCAGGTGCAATAGTGGTAGAGTTGGTAACATGATGTGCCCAGCTGGTGGGGCAGTGGCCTCAAGGGCTGTCCTGGGTCCTGGAGGTCAGGGTTCTGGCAAGAAGATTGTATGAGGCCCATTTGCTTGGTGGAGAGGGTGGTCCAGAAAGGAGGCATTCCTGGAGTCAGTGGACTCCCCTGGAAGCCCCTGGTGGCCTGGGCACCCTGCCCTGGTCTTGGAGACCCCCGAGCACTGAGTGGAAGGGCAGAGGAGCATTTTGCACAATGGAGAAGCCAGAAGGAAGGGGGTAGCCCAGATGGCTGGGAGGGCTGAGAAGCACAGAGGAGGAGCCCTTCCTACAGGCGAAGGCAGAGTCCCAGCCCCCTGGTTGGGGTCAGGGCACTGAGTCTGTCACCAACTGGGCACTCGAGAGGTGAAACCAAAGGTGGGCAGGGGACGGGTGACAGCACTGGGGACCACCCCTATTGGTCCTAGGTCTGTGAAGCCCTTCCCCAATGCCTTGTGTCGCGTACAGTTTTATGTACAAATAGGCGACATTTGGCCAGAGGAGACCCCCCCTCAAACCCAGCCTGACCCAGTCAGTGTCTTCCTAGAGGGGACCTAGTTGGTCCCCAACTCCCTACTTCAGAGCATGTCTCTTGGTAGGGGGAGGGTACATGGGGACATTTCTCTCCTGGGGTCCCTGAAGCGTGTCTCACATCCCTGGGGGAGGGTCTCTGGGGCATCTCTCACCTCCGGGGGCTCCCTaggccctttctctccctttgggaGTCTCTGGAGGGACATGTATTCCCTCTGGGGACCATGGGAGCATGTCTCCCCCCTATCCAGGCTCTCTGGGGAGCCTGTTTTCCTCCCAGGGTTCCTGGGAGTACTTAAGGCATGTCAGTCTTGGGCCATCTCTCTTCCCAGGGAAGGGGGCTATCTCTGAAGCATGTCTGGGAAGGGATGTTTCTGGCCCTCCCTGCATCTCTCCTCTGGGGGTGTCTCTGACCTGCAGCACTTTGGGATGAGACTGGGCAGCTCTGAGTTGTCTTTTctcctggaggctctgggaaaCCTCTCTCCTGGGGATCCGGCCCCTGGAGCCATTTCCTCCCTGGGTGTGGGCTATCTCCTGGTGTTGGGAAGGCTTATGTTGGCCATGAGAAAGTCTCTTAGGGGGCGTCTCCACGCGGGACTTCTCTGGGAGGGGGGGACTGTGTCTCGCCCATGGGGTTCCCGGGCGGGTGTGTCTGCCCGTGGGGAGAGGGAGACTGTGTCTCCTCGGGTTAtctgagtggggaggggggccgtGTCTCTCtcgtgtgttggggggtggggttcGGGGAGGGGGGTTTTGGGCTCGTCGGGTGCCCACACTGGGGTCGTGTTTCTCTTGGTTCGTGCCACTTCCCACCGCCTCGCTCCTCCCGGGAAgggcccccgccccgccgccactctcccccaccccgccccatccCTGGCGCTGCGAGCACAATCCCGTTGATTTGTAatgatttctgtctctttctgtctttctctttctctgacctccccctcccccgccgcgaGCATGCGCAGGCACCGCCCCTACCCCCTCCGGTTCGGTTCGTTTCCGGTTTGTTTGCTGAGCTGTCAATGGAAGACCCGTGTAATTATTCCCGAGCTTTACAATAAAAGTGTGAAAACCGGACCCCACCT harbors:
- the PCDH1 gene encoding protocadherin-1 isoform X1, with product MDSRAGGRRCPEAALLILEPARMGPLRPSPGPGGQRVLLPPLLLALLLLLAASPGQATRVVYKVLEEQPPNTLIGSLAADYGFPDVGHLYKLEVGAPYLRVDGKTGDIFTTETSIDREGLRECQNQLPGEPCILEFEVSITDLVQNGSPRLLEGQIEVQDINDNTPNFASPVITLPIPENTNIGSLFPIPVASDRDAGPNGVASYELQAGPEAQELFGLQVAEDQEGKQPQLIVMGNLDRERWDSYDLTIKVQDGGSPPRASSALLRVTVLDTNDNAPKFERPSYEAELSENSPIGHSVIQVKANDSDQGANAEIDYTFHQAPEVVRRLLRLDKNTGLITVQGPVDREDLSTLRFSVLAKDRGTNAKSARAQVVVTVKDMNDNAPTIEIRGIGLVTHQDGMANISEDVAEETAVALVQVSDRDEGENAAVTCVVANDVPFQLRQASETGSDSKKKYFLQTTTPLDYEKVKDYTIEIVAVDSGNPPLSSTNSLKVQVVDVNDNAPVFTQSITEVAFPENNKPGEVVAEVTASDADSGSNAELVYSLDPEPAAKGLFSISPDTGEIRVKTSLDREQRDSYELKVVAADRGSPSLQGTATVLVNVLDCNDNDPKFMLSGYNFSVMENMPALSPVGMVTVIDGDKGDNARVQLTVEQDNGDFVIQNGTGTILSSLSFDREHQSTYTFQLKAVDGGVPPRSAYVGVTINVLDENDNAPFITAPSNTSHQLLTPQTRLGETVSQVTAEDIDSGVNAELTYSIAGGNPYGLFQIGSHSGAITLEKEIERRHHGLHRLVVKVSDRGKPPRYGTALVHLYVNETLANRTLLETLLGHSLDTPLDIDIAGDPEYERSKQRGNILFGVVAGVVAVALLIALAVLVRYCRQREAKSGYQAGKKETKDLYAPKPSSKASKGNKSKGKKSKSPKAVKPVEDEDEAGLQKSLKFNLMSDAPGDSPRIHLPLNYPPGSPDLGRHYRSNSPLPSIQLQPQSPSASKKHQVVQDLPPANTFVGTGDTTSTGSEQYSDYSYRTNPPKYPSKQLPHRRVTFSATSQAQELQDPSQHSYYDSGLEESETPSSKSSSGPRLGPLALPEDHYERTTPDGSIGEMEHPENDLRPLPDVAMTGTCTQECSEFGHSDTCWMPGQSSPSRRTKSSALKLSTFVPYQDRGGQEPVGAGSPSPPEDRNTKTAPVRLLPSYSAFSHSSHDSCKDSATLEEIPLTQTSDFPPAATPASAQTAKREIYL
- the PCDH1 gene encoding protocadherin-1 isoform X2 — encoded protein: MGPLRPSPGPGGQRVLLPPLLLALLLLLAASPGQATRVVYKVLEEQPPNTLIGSLAADYGFPDVGHLYKLEVGAPYLRVDGKTGDIFTTETSIDREGLRECQNQLPGEPCILEFEVSITDLVQNGSPRLLEGQIEVQDINDNTPNFASPVITLPIPENTNIGSLFPIPVASDRDAGPNGVASYELQAGPEAQELFGLQVAEDQEGKQPQLIVMGNLDRERWDSYDLTIKVQDGGSPPRASSALLRVTVLDTNDNAPKFERPSYEAELSENSPIGHSVIQVKANDSDQGANAEIDYTFHQAPEVVRRLLRLDKNTGLITVQGPVDREDLSTLRFSVLAKDRGTNAKSARAQVVVTVKDMNDNAPTIEIRGIGLVTHQDGMANISEDVAEETAVALVQVSDRDEGENAAVTCVVANDVPFQLRQASETGSDSKKKYFLQTTTPLDYEKVKDYTIEIVAVDSGNPPLSSTNSLKVQVVDVNDNAPVFTQSITEVAFPENNKPGEVVAEVTASDADSGSNAELVYSLDPEPAAKGLFSISPDTGEIRVKTSLDREQRDSYELKVVAADRGSPSLQGTATVLVNVLDCNDNDPKFMLSGYNFSVMENMPALSPVGMVTVIDGDKGDNARVQLTVEQDNGDFVIQNGTGTILSSLSFDREHQSTYTFQLKAVDGGVPPRSAYVGVTINVLDENDNAPFITAPSNTSHQLLTPQTRLGETVSQVTAEDIDSGVNAELTYSIAGGNPYGLFQIGSHSGAITLEKEIERRHHGLHRLVVKVSDRGKPPRYGTALVHLYVNETLANRTLLETLLGHSLDTPLDIDIAGDPEYERSKQRGNILFGVVAGVVAVALLIALAVLVRYCRQREAKSGYQAGKKETKDLYAPKPSSKASKGNKSKGKKSKSPKAVKPVEDEDEAGLQKSLKFNLMSDAPGDSPRIHLPLNYPPGSPDLGRHYRSNSPLPSIQLQPQSPSASKKHQVVQDLPPANTFVGTGDTTSTGSEQYSDYSYRTNPPKYPSKQLPHRRVTFSATSQAQELQDPSQHSYYDSGLEESETPSSKSSSGPRLGPLALPEDHYERTTPDGSIGEMEHPENDLRPLPDVAMTGTCTQECSEFGHSDTCWMPGQSSPSRRTKSSALKLSTFVPYQDRGGQEPVGAGSPSPPEDRNTKTAPVRLLPSYSAFSHSSHDSCKDSATLEEIPLTQTSDFPPAATPASAQTAKREIYL